A single region of the Lotus japonicus ecotype B-129 chromosome 4, LjGifu_v1.2 genome encodes:
- the LOC130710722 gene encoding uncharacterized protein LOC130710722 — translation MDPNNMAEWDIYDVVIDELINDTTIEDMMQEEMEFYQQHANTVRPKRTRKVIERDREAGHERLWMDYFSENPAYPEELFRRRFRMRKDVFLRAVDVVGSHNPYFLQSVDAVGRQSLTPLQKCTAAIRMLAYGSPADSVDEYVRIGESSNNDINVLNQSPVFNDVLSGNAPMKYLGKKSTSN, via the exons ATGGATCCAAACAATATGGCCGAATGGGACATTTACGACGTTGTCATTGACGAACTTATCAATGACACGACTATAGAAGATATGATGCAGGAGGAGATGGAGTTTTATCAACAACATGCGAACACTGTTAGGCCCAAGAGAACAAGAAaagtgatagagagagatcgtgaagcTGGGCACGAGCGGTTGTGGATGGACTACTTCTCTGAAAATCCTGCATACCCGGAGGAGCTTTTCCGGCGAAGGTTTCGAATGCGAAAGGATGTGTTCCTCAGAGCTGTAGACGTCGTTGGGTCTCATAACCCGTATTTTTTACAGTCTGTTgatgcagttggaagacaaAGTTTGACACCGTTACAAAAGTGCACTGCCGCTATTCGTATGTTGGCGTACGGATCACCTGCTGACAGTGTTGACGAGTACGTTCgaattggtgaaa gTTCTAACAATGACATTAATGTGCTAAACCAATCTCCTGTGTTTAATGATGTTTTGAGTGGAAATGCTCCCATG AAATATCTTGGAAAGAAAAGCACATCAAATTGA
- the LOC130710725 gene encoding glutathione S-transferase T3-like: MGPYSPQMPYPNNPQYCVYPPQYQFQNQAPPTGSSSSKVSDTQCEAMPDEPEFSTQRGLDDIELEETGKKRNKWSGKDNILLLQSWLNVSTDPVVGNDQKSTLFWDRIQAQYEEFHDPAYPSRSANSLKSHFSKLNADIQIFVGCHNKATSHWKSGHSDKDIMATAHSIYHVDTGKDFKHENAWRLVKDEPKWKGTFMTTSSTRQKKSGDGAYATSSDPSASIEGDEYEATQPATRPKGKKNIKRKAKVGDTASSEPLYVPNSDMVAIGNAKIDLLASFKELKTQELEMKKEKTKIKKEKTQIMKAKLLKEYRDILMQDTSNMNEVQLAAHQRLCQYAMNELGMS, encoded by the coding sequence ATGGGACCATATTCACCACAAATGCCTTATCCAAACAATCCACAATATTGTGTGTATCCACCACAATACCAATTTCAAAACCAAGCACCTCCTACTGGTAGCAGCAGTTCAAAAGTCTCAGATACACAATGTGAGGCTATGCCTGATGAGCCTGAATTTTCTACTCAACGgggtctagatgatattgaGCTTGAAGAAACCGGAAAGAAACGCAACAAATGGAGTGGTAAAGataatatacttcttcttcaatcatggCTCAACGTTTCTACCGACCCGGTCGTGGGAAATGATCAAAAGTCAACATTGTTTTGGGATAGGATCCAAGCCCAATATGAGGAGTTCCATGACCCTGCCTATCCTTCGAGGTCAGCAAACTCCTTGAAGTCTCATTTTTCTAAATTGAATGCTGATATTCAAATATTTGTCGGTTGCCACAACAAGGCTACTAGTCAttggaaaagtggacactcagatAAGGACATCATGGCTACGGCGCATTCCATATATCACGTAGATACGGGTAAAGatttcaaacatgagaatgCTTGGCGGTTGGTGAAAGATGAACCAAAGTGGAAGGGAACATTTATGACAACCAGTTCAACGAGACAGAAGAAGTCAGGAGATGGGGCGTATGCAACATCGTCTGACCCGAGTGCATCAATTGAGGGCGACGAATATGAGGCCACACAACCAGCAACCCGCCCAAAGGGAAAGAAGAATATCAAAAGGAAAGCCAAAGTAGGAGACACTGCTTCAAGTGAGCCGTTATATGTTCCTAATTCTGATATGGTAGCCATCGGGAATGCTAAAATAGACTTACTGGCGAGTTTCAAGGAGCTGAAGACCCAAGAACTGGagatgaagaaggaaaaaaccaaaattaaaaaggaaaaaacccAAATTATGAAGGCGAAGTTGCTTAAGGAATACAGGGATATCCTTATGCAGGACACATCTAACATGAACGAGGTGCAGTTAGCAGCGCATCAGCGCCTATGTCAATACGCCATGAATGAACTAGGAATGTCTTAG